One genomic region from Oryzias melastigma strain HK-1 linkage group LG19, ASM292280v2, whole genome shotgun sequence encodes:
- the LOC112153943 gene encoding uncharacterized protein LOC112153943 isoform X1, protein MKTPRTRARARWAPIKAAVRPRWKPNEKLRSRTDTHTRTALTDMNGSTALILLRGFLFAAAVTAAPGAPPSFREAVEGARTLVGKILEGVPPAYSAAVSAQGFTLDPPVQNLNLHLLTLSLHIPAPPVLKPVSENFPLDTCVSRMAGGVQLHQNLLAVLSGRLSGLEELKADLRDLLAHIMKLKEAALIRGDASEQNRGSDLEARLTDSYTVQVAAHAVLTQLRSFCHDLSRSFRALAAYRPHL, encoded by the exons AT GAAAACCCCGCGGACACGCGCGCGCGCGCGGTGGGCGCCTATAAAAGCAGCAGTCCGGCCCCGATGGAAGCCGAACGAGAAGCTGCGGAGCCGCACGGACACGCACACGCGCACCGCCCTGACAGACATGAACGGCTCCACAG CTCTGATCCTGCTGCGCGGCTTCCTGTTCGCGGCCGCAGTCACGGCAGCTCCCGGCGCCCCTCCCTCCTTCCGGGAGGCAGTGGAGGGCGCGAGGACTCTGGTGGGGAAGATCCTGGAGGGGGTCCCCCCCGCCTACAGCGCCGCCGTCAGCGCGCAG GGCTTCACTCTGGACCCCCCCGTCCAGAACCTGAACCTCCACCTGCTGACCCTGTCCCTGCACATCCCCGCCCCCCCGGTCCTGAAGCCGGTATCGGAGAACTTCCCCCTG GACACCTGTGTGAGCCGCATGGCTGGGGGGGTCCAGCTGCACCAGAACCTGCTGGCGGTTCTGTCCGGCAGGCTGTCCGGTTTGGAGGAGCTGAAAGCGGATCTGCGGGACCTGCTGGCCCACATCATGAAG CTGAAGGAGGCGGCTCTGATCCGAGGCGACGCTTCGGAGCAGAACCGCGGCTCGGACCTGGAGGCCCGGCTCACCGACAGCTACACGGTCCAGGTGGCGGCGCACGCCGTGCTCACGCAGCTGCGCTCCTTCTGCCATGACCTGAGCCGCAGCTTTAGAGCACTCGCCGCCTACAGGCCGCACCTCTGA
- the LOC112153943 gene encoding uncharacterized protein LOC112153943 isoform X2: MNGSTALILLRGFLFAAAVTAAPGAPPSFREAVEGARTLVGKILEGVPPAYSAAVSAQGFTLDPPVQNLNLHLLTLSLHIPAPPVLKPVSENFPLDTCVSRMAGGVQLHQNLLAVLSGRLSGLEELKADLRDLLAHIMKLKEAALIRGDASEQNRGSDLEARLTDSYTVQVAAHAVLTQLRSFCHDLSRSFRALAAYRPHL; this comes from the exons ATGAACGGCTCCACAG CTCTGATCCTGCTGCGCGGCTTCCTGTTCGCGGCCGCAGTCACGGCAGCTCCCGGCGCCCCTCCCTCCTTCCGGGAGGCAGTGGAGGGCGCGAGGACTCTGGTGGGGAAGATCCTGGAGGGGGTCCCCCCCGCCTACAGCGCCGCCGTCAGCGCGCAG GGCTTCACTCTGGACCCCCCCGTCCAGAACCTGAACCTCCACCTGCTGACCCTGTCCCTGCACATCCCCGCCCCCCCGGTCCTGAAGCCGGTATCGGAGAACTTCCCCCTG GACACCTGTGTGAGCCGCATGGCTGGGGGGGTCCAGCTGCACCAGAACCTGCTGGCGGTTCTGTCCGGCAGGCTGTCCGGTTTGGAGGAGCTGAAAGCGGATCTGCGGGACCTGCTGGCCCACATCATGAAG CTGAAGGAGGCGGCTCTGATCCGAGGCGACGCTTCGGAGCAGAACCGCGGCTCGGACCTGGAGGCCCGGCTCACCGACAGCTACACGGTCCAGGTGGCGGCGCACGCCGTGCTCACGCAGCTGCGCTCCTTCTGCCATGACCTGAGCCGCAGCTTTAGAGCACTCGCCGCCTACAGGCCGCACCTCTGA